Proteins encoded in a region of the Streptomyces sp. NBC_00513 genome:
- a CDS encoding SDR family NAD(P)-dependent oxidoreductase: protein MSTTNSMSTTDNWNGRTVLVTGAEGFIGSTLVDLLVARGARVRAFVHYKPYAEKGHLARYLAEPDGPVEMWAGDIRDAGRVSDAVAGCDTVFHLAALIGIPYSYASPGAYVQTNVTGTENMAEACRRHGVRRLVHTSTSEVYGTALTAPIAETHPLQPQSPYSASKIGADMMALSFHHAFELPVTVVRPFNTYGPRQSARAVIPTILAQLHSGANEIRLGSLSPTRDFTYVTDTAEGFLAVAECDRALGEVVNLGTGREISVGDLARALITASGRKARVVVDPSRLRPSGSEVQRLLSDNSRAREWACWEPRVSLTEGLRRTSDWIAANLALFAPDRYQV from the coding sequence ATGAGCACCACGAACAGCATGAGCACCACGGACAACTGGAACGGCCGCACGGTCCTGGTCACCGGCGCCGAGGGATTCATCGGCTCGACCCTGGTCGACCTGCTGGTGGCCCGGGGCGCCCGGGTCCGCGCCTTCGTGCACTACAAGCCGTACGCCGAGAAGGGCCACCTCGCGCGGTACCTCGCCGAGCCGGACGGCCCCGTGGAGATGTGGGCCGGTGACATCCGCGACGCGGGCCGGGTCAGCGACGCGGTGGCCGGCTGCGACACCGTGTTCCACCTGGCGGCGCTGATCGGGATCCCGTACAGCTACGCCTCGCCCGGCGCGTACGTCCAGACGAACGTCACCGGCACGGAGAACATGGCCGAGGCCTGTCGTCGGCACGGGGTGCGCCGGCTGGTGCACACCTCGACCAGCGAGGTGTACGGCACCGCGCTGACGGCCCCGATCGCGGAGACGCACCCGCTCCAGCCGCAGTCCCCGTACTCCGCCTCGAAGATCGGCGCGGACATGATGGCGCTCTCCTTCCACCACGCCTTCGAACTCCCGGTGACGGTGGTGCGGCCGTTCAACACGTACGGGCCGCGACAGTCCGCGCGTGCCGTGATCCCGACGATCCTCGCCCAACTGCACTCCGGGGCGAACGAGATCCGCCTGGGATCCCTCTCCCCCACGCGGGACTTCACGTACGTCACCGACACGGCGGAGGGCTTCCTGGCGGTCGCGGAGTGCGACCGGGCCCTGGGCGAGGTGGTCAACCTCGGGACGGGTCGGGAGATCTCCGTCGGCGACCTGGCGCGGGCCCTGATCACGGCGTCCGGCCGGAAGGCCCGTGTCGTGGTGGACCCGTCGCGCCTGCGTCCCTCGGGCAGCGAGGTCCAACGGTTGCTGTCGGACAACTCCCGGGCCCGCGAGTGGGCTTGCTGGGAGCCGCGGGTGTCCCTCACGGAGGGGCTGCGCCGTACCTCGGACTGGATCGCGGCCAACCTCGCCCTCTTCGCCCCGGACCGCTACCAGGTCTGA
- a CDS encoding glycosyltransferase — MTTRGTPPAPLSVVIGAGGTGGHIYPGLALAEALRAAVPGAVVSFIGTERGLETELIPRAGYRLHTVDMIPFDPALGAKRYLLPAALLRSAGQARAVIRAQGAHAVVGMGGYPSAPAVLGARLAGLPALIHESNAVPGRANQFAARLTSHVAVAFDRSREHLAGGERALTTGMPISAALARLAELPGHERAVLRAEARRALRVPDGRRLVVFNGGSLGAVRLTGAAVGLAGLWQGRDDVQLLIKTGPAALPDAVADLAASGGQRIARAVPYLDRMDLVYAAADLVVCRAGSATVAELAATGVPSVLVPYPHAPGDHQTHNARVLSDAGAGLLLPDAAATTERLADLVGPLLANPARLSAMAGAADPGPHARAAELLAAEVLRVSGITLPLLERA; from the coding sequence CGCTCTCGCCGAGGCCCTGCGCGCGGCCGTTCCCGGCGCCGTGGTCTCGTTCATCGGGACCGAGCGCGGCCTGGAGACCGAGCTGATACCGCGCGCCGGGTACCGGCTGCACACCGTCGACATGATCCCCTTCGATCCCGCGCTGGGCGCCAAGCGCTACCTGCTGCCCGCCGCGCTCCTGCGGTCGGCCGGGCAGGCGCGGGCCGTGATCCGGGCCCAGGGGGCGCACGCCGTCGTCGGCATGGGCGGCTACCCGAGCGCGCCCGCCGTGCTCGGTGCCCGGCTGGCCGGACTGCCGGCCCTGATCCACGAGTCCAACGCGGTCCCGGGGCGCGCCAACCAGTTCGCGGCCCGGCTCACCTCTCACGTCGCCGTGGCCTTCGACCGCAGCCGGGAACATCTGGCGGGTGGGGAACGGGCGCTGACCACCGGGATGCCGATCTCCGCAGCCCTGGCCCGTCTCGCCGAGTTGCCCGGTCACGAGCGGGCGGTGCTGCGAGCCGAGGCCCGGCGGGCGTTGCGCGTACCGGACGGGCGTCGGCTGGTGGTGTTCAACGGCGGCAGCCTCGGCGCCGTCCGGCTCACCGGGGCGGCCGTCGGGCTGGCCGGGCTCTGGCAGGGGCGGGACGACGTACAACTGCTGATCAAGACGGGGCCCGCGGCGCTGCCGGACGCGGTGGCGGACCTCGCCGCGTCGGGCGGGCAGCGGATCGCGCGGGCCGTGCCGTACCTGGACCGGATGGACCTCGTGTACGCCGCCGCGGACCTCGTGGTGTGCCGGGCCGGATCGGCGACGGTCGCGGAACTCGCCGCGACCGGCGTCCCGTCCGTCCTGGTGCCGTACCCGCACGCGCCGGGCGACCACCAGACCCACAACGCCCGGGTGCTGTCCGACGCCGGCGCGGGGCTGTTGCTGCCCGACGCCGCCGCCACCACCGAACGGCTCGCGGACCTCGTGGGTCCGTTGCTGGCGAACCCGGCCCGGCTGTCGGCGATGGCCGGCGCCGCCGACCCCGGCCCGCACGCGCGGGCCGCCGAACTGCTGGCCGCGGAGGTCCTCCGCGTCTCCGGCATCACCCTTCCCCTCCTGGAGCGAGCATGA